Proteins from a genomic interval of Geodermatophilus obscurus DSM 43160:
- the hisF gene encoding imidazole glycerol phosphate synthase subunit HisF — protein MSLAVRVIPCLDVDAGRVVKGVNFVDLRDAGDPVEMARVYDAEGADELTFLDITASAGDRETTYDVVRRTAESVFIPLTVGGGVRTVTDVDRLLRAGADKVAVNTAAVARPELISEISDRFGNQVLVLSLDARRTRDGAVTDSGFEITTHGGRRGTGRDAVEWVVQAAELGVGEVLLNSMDADGTEAGFDLELIRAVRREVTVPVIASGGAGETAHFPPAVEAGADAVLAATVFHFGKLRIGDVKAALGDAGVPVRRETDHPLR, from the coding sequence ATGAGTCTTGCCGTCCGCGTCATCCCGTGCCTGGACGTCGACGCCGGCCGGGTGGTCAAGGGCGTCAACTTCGTCGACCTGCGCGATGCCGGCGACCCGGTGGAGATGGCCCGCGTCTACGACGCCGAGGGCGCCGACGAGCTGACCTTCCTCGACATCACCGCCAGCGCCGGCGACCGCGAGACCACCTACGACGTGGTCCGCCGGACCGCGGAGAGCGTGTTCATCCCCCTCACGGTCGGCGGTGGGGTGCGCACGGTGACCGACGTCGACCGGCTGCTGCGGGCCGGCGCGGACAAGGTCGCGGTCAACACCGCCGCCGTCGCCCGCCCCGAGCTGATCAGCGAGATCAGCGACCGCTTCGGCAACCAGGTGCTCGTCCTCTCCCTCGACGCCCGGCGCACCCGGGACGGCGCGGTCACCGACTCCGGCTTCGAGATCACCACGCACGGCGGTCGGCGTGGCACCGGCCGGGACGCCGTGGAGTGGGTCGTGCAGGCCGCCGAGCTGGGCGTCGGGGAGGTGCTGCTCAACTCGATGGACGCCGACGGCACCGAGGCCGGCTTCGACCTGGAGCTGATCCGTGCGGTGCGCCGCGAGGTCACGGTGCCGGTCATCGCCAGCGGCGGGGCGGGGGAGACTGCGCACTTCCCGCCCGCGGTCGAGGCCGGCGCCGACGCCGTGCTCGCCGCGACCGTCTTCCACTTCGGCAAGCTGCGCATCGGCGACGTCAAGGCCGCCCTCGGCGACGCCGGCGTCCCGGTCCGCCGGGAGACCGACCACCCGCTGCGCTGA
- a CDS encoding RidA family protein has product MSVVRFGSDTRWEAVVGYSRVVVHGDTAWVSGTTATVDGVVVHPGDAGAQTRQALALVGEALERAGFTLADVVRTRLFVTDISRWEEVGRAHGEVFGDIRPATSMVQVAALIDPAMLVEVEADAVREVPA; this is encoded by the coding sequence GTGAGCGTCGTCCGGTTCGGCTCGGACACCCGCTGGGAGGCGGTCGTCGGCTACAGCCGCGTCGTCGTCCACGGCGACACGGCATGGGTCAGCGGCACCACGGCCACCGTCGACGGCGTCGTCGTCCACCCGGGGGACGCCGGGGCGCAGACCCGCCAGGCGCTGGCCCTCGTCGGCGAGGCCCTGGAACGAGCCGGGTTCACCCTCGCCGACGTCGTCCGCACCCGGCTGTTCGTCACCGACATCTCCCGCTGGGAGGAGGTCGGCCGGGCCCACGGCGAGGTGTTCGGCGACATCCGCCCGGCCACCTCGATGGTGCAGGTCGCCGCGCTGATCGACCCGGCCATGCTGGTCGAGGTCGAGGCCGACGCGGTCCGGGAGGTGCCCGCATGA